Below is a window of Brachyspira pilosicoli DNA.
TCTTATATATTCTTTCATAATTAAGTCTTTCGTATGCGGCGTGTTGGTCTATAATATACATTTCGCTTCCTCTTTCAGCTATGATGTATGAAGAGAAAACCTGCCCTACTGCTTTTACATATTCTCCAAACTCCATATTATTTTTTTGCGGTTCTATATTATTATTTATATCATCTTTATTAAATACATTATCATAGTGAACATTAGAAACTAACTCATTATTAAACTGAAAATTATTACTAGTTTTTGTTTCATTAAAATTATTAGCAGAATTATTCGTAGTTACATTATTACTTTGTACTGGAAATGTCGGAGTAATATCTTTATCAACATCAACTTCAATATTAACAGAAGAAAAATTGTTCGCACTATTAATATTATTGTATATGGCATTATAAATTATACCTGAAATATCTCTTTCATTTTTTATTCTCACTTCCTTTTTACTTGGATGCACATTAACATCAACCTTATTTGTATCAACATTAATATATAAAAAGAAAAATGGATATCTCTCTTTTGGTATTGAGTTAGAATAGGCATTTTTTATAGCATAAGCAATAACTCTATTTTCTATTGGTCTATTATTTAGAAATATAAAATTATTCTTTCTCATAGACTGACTTATTTTAGAATTAGAAAAAAGTCCGTATATATTTATATCATTTTTATCTATATTTAATTCTACTAAATTTGAAAAAACATTATTATCATTCAAATAATTCTCAATTCTATCTTTTAAATTATCAACTTTCAAATAACTATTTACAAGTTTTCCGTTATTATATAGCTTCATAGTGATATTAGGCTGAACCAAAGCTTCCATATCAAATACTTCTTTAACTAAATAAAACTCTCTTGATATATGCTTTAAAAATTTGTATCTTGCAGGTATATTAAAAAAAAGGTTTTTAGCAGTAATCTTAGTTCCATTAACAGAAGCATAAGGTTTGTGTTCTAATATTTTTCCAGCCTCAACAACAATCTTTCCGCCTGTTTTTTCATCAATACTTTTTGACACTATTTCTAAATTTGTAACATCCGCTATAGAAGCTAATGCCTCACCTCTAAAACCCAAAGTATATATATTATCCAAATCTTCTATAGAATAAATTTTACTAGTGGCATGATGAGTAATTGCTAAAGGGAGCTCTTCAAAAACTATACCGCTTCCATTATCTTCTACTATCATAGTTTTTATTCCAGCCTCTTCAACACTCACTTCTATATTATCAGCACCGCTATCAACAGCATTTTCAAGAAGCTCTTTAAGCATCGAAGCAGGTCGCTCTATTATCTCTCCAGCAGCTATTCGATTTGCTACAGATTTTGGAAGTTTCATTATGCTTTTTTTCATCTTTGCATTATATGATATTTCTAATAAAAAATAAAATTTTTTTAATTATTATAATATTAATAATTGAATATTTTTTTAATGTATATTATTATAAAAAAATATTATTAGTTTGTTTTATGAAAAAGATTTTATTTATTGCAATATTATCTGTTATACTTATTTTCTCTCAAGAAGAATGCAAAGGTCCAGATGGAGACTCTAAGCCTACCCCATTTAGACATGATAAGAAATTCATAAAATATAGTTATAATGTTACAACAGAAGATTTTATTTTTTGTTCGGCAATATTTTTCTCTATAGTTGTGCCGTCTTTTGTTTTAATAAACAAGAAATAAAATTTTTTAGTTTGTTTATTTACAAAATTAAAAAAAATATTAAGAATACTAATTTTTCAGAATAACTACAAATTATATTAGCATCTTCTTGCATAAAAAATAATTTGCAAAAAGCCACTTGCTATATTATAATACTTTATCAATCTTTAATTTTTAATTTTTAAAAGGATATATTTTAATAAATGTCATACGCAGAGAAAATCAGGAATTTTTGTATTATAGCACATGTTGACCATGGAAAAAGCACATTAGCCGACAGAATTATAGAACATACTAAAGCTGTATCAAGCAGAGAGATGAAAGCACAAATTTTGGACTCTATGGACATAGAAAGAGAGAGAGGAATAACAATAAAGAGTCAGGCTGTAAAACTTTCTTATCAGGCTAAAGACGGAGAGGTGTATACCCTTAATTTGATAGATACTCCAGGGCACGTTGACTTTAACTATGAGGTTTCTCGTTCACTTGCTGCTTGTGAGGGGGCTATACTTGTAGTGGATGCTGCTCAGGGGGTTGAGGCTCAAACTATTTCTAACTTTTATCTTGCTTTTGAAAATAATTTGGAGATTGTGCCTGTTATAAATAAAATAGATTTGCCTGCTGCTAATATTGAGCTATGCAAAGAACAAATGGAAAAAGAGTTTGGAGTTAATAAAGATGATATTGTTTTAGCGAGTGCAAAAAATGATATTGGAATAGACGAAATACTTGAAGCAGTAGTTAAGATGATACCAGCTCCAAAGGATAATACTAATAAAAAAACAAGGGCTTTGATATTCGATTCTTATTATGACCCTTTTCGCGGTGCTGTTATGATAGTGAGAATATTTGACGGCTCTATTAAAAAAGATGATAAGCTTCTTTTGATGGAAACTAAAGCAGAGTATGAAGTTGAAGAATGCGGTACACTTTTGCTTGGACTCAAATCTGCTAATGAACTTAAAAGCGGTGAAGTAGGATACATTATTGCGGGTATTAAAAATATATCTGACATAAAAATAGGAGATACTATCACCCTTGAAGAAAACCCTTCCGATGAACCTTTGATTGGCTATAAAGAAGTTCTTCCTATGGTATTTGCAGGTATTTTCCCTGCTGAAGATGAAGATTATACAAACTTACAAAAGGCATTAGAAAAATTAAAACTTAATGATGCTTCTTTGGTTTATGAGCCGGAGCGTTCTATTGCTTTAGGGTTTGGATACAGATGCGGTTTCTTAGGACTCTTGCACTTAGAGATTGTTCAAGAACGTCTTGAGAGGGAGTTTAATCTTAATCTTGTAATAACTAGCCCTTCTGTAGAAGTAAAATTAAAACTCACAAACGGAGAAGAAAAACTCATTGATAACCCTGCAGATTTTCCTTCTGCACAATATATAGAAAAATGTTATGAGCCTTTTATTAATGCTCTTATAATAGTGCCTACCGATTATTTAGGAAACATTATATCTCTTTGTATAGACAGAAGAGGAACACAAACATCATTAACTTATTTAGATGATAAAAGAGCAGAAATAAAATTCGATTTGCCTTTAATAGAAGTAGTGTATGACTTTTATGATAAATTAAAATCAATATCCAGAGGTTATGCTTCATTCGATTACGATTTTTCAGATTTTAGAGAAAGCCAAATAGAAAAAATAGACATACTTGTTCATGGTGAAGTAGTGGATGCATTGTCATTTATGGCTCATAGGAGCAATGCAGAAAGCAGAGGCAGACAAATTATAGAAAAATTAAAACATCTCATTCCAAAGCATATGTTTCAGATTCCTTTACAAGCGGCAATTGCAGGACGCATAATAGCAAGAGAAAATATAAGTGCATTAAGAAAAAATGTTACAGCTAAATGTTACGGCGGAGACATCACAAGAAAAAGAAAGTTGTTAGAGAAGCAGAAAGAAGGTAAAAAGAGAATGAAAGCTATTGGAAGCGTAGAGATTCCGCAGGATGCATTTATAAGTGTACTTAAAACTGATGACAATACTAAATAATAAATCAAATAAATGGGCATTAGAAATAATGCCTATTATTAAGAATCTAAAATTATTATAAATTGGTTTATACTAAAAAATTTTAAGTTTGTCAATTTTTTTGTTCTTTTTCCTGTCGCTACATACCACAGGCACTTCCTTCGGTCGCGGTGTGGACTTCGTCAAAGAACCAAAAAGTATGAGTGTTTTTGTATGTTGGTAAATATATAAATAAATGTAAGATATTTTTATCTATGCATAAAAAGCTATACTTCATTAAATGCAGTCCTTTTGCTTCTTTGGGTCACCAAAAGAAGTGGGGTGCGGGGCAAAGCCCTGCAAATATCTTAACATAAACAAATCATTTTTTATATTAGAATATGTTAAAAATTTATTGTTCTTTTTCCCGCAGCACACGGTGTGGACTTCGTCAAAGAACAAAAAAATGCAAGGTAATAAAATAATACTAATTATATATTACATACTAAATATTAAACCAAAAACAATATAAATATTTTATTATCTTAGTTTTGAAATAAATCTATTATAAAAAGACAAGTAATGTCAAGATATAATATTTAATTGTTGTATAATTAAATAAAGAGGTATAAGACAATGTATGAATGGAATAAATTAATACAAATAATTATAGATGAAATTGATGAATGCATTAAAAAACATAAAAATGAAGAATTAACATTAAATAATATTTTTAATAGATTGGGCTATTCAGAATTTTATATTACAAAGAAGTTTAAAAAAATATCTGGAATAACATTTAAAGAATATACAAGACTAAGAAAATTATCTTTTGCTTTAAAAGAAGTAAGAGATACTAAAAGAAAACTATTAGATATTGCATTTGATTATGGATTTTCTTCACATGAATCATTTACAAGGTCTTTTAAAGAATTATATAATATTACTCCAATAGAATATAGGAGAAATCCTAAACCTTTAATACTTCGTACAAAGATAACAGCATTTGACAGATACTTATTCGGATTAGGTGAAATAGGAATGTATAAATCTAATGAAGAAGTAAAAGTATATTTTATAAAAATTCCATCACATAAGTTTCTTTATATTAAAAATTATGAAAGTAACGGTTATTGGGACTTTTGGCAAAAACAAAACCTTATAAAAGGTCAGGATTATAAAACAATATGCGGCATACTTGATAGTATTAAAGGGAAATTAGATGATAATGGAGGAAGTGAAATTAATTGCTCAAGCGGACAAATTATGGCTTATATTAATGATGAAAAAGGAAGGCTTTGTGATTGGGGAATAAAAAGAGTTGAATGTTGGGGAGTAAGGCTTCCTTTTAATTATTGCGAAGAGGTGCCTAAAAATATGCATCTGCTTGATGTATATGAATCTGATTATGTGGTCTTTGAACATGGTGCTTTTAATTATGCTCAAGAAAATAATACTGTAGAGAAAAAAATTGAAGAAGCAATGAAAAATTTTAATGATGAACATTATATTATAGATACTTCACCAAATAAAATAATGTATTTTTATTATAATCCTAATGAATATTTTAAATATATACGTCCAGTTTGTAGAATATAAAAAATATTTTTAAAACTAATTCTATGAATAATAAAAAATTATACATTAGTTTAAGTATTTAAAAACATATACAAATAATTTTTATTTTTTATTTAAGAAAAATTTTATTATCGCAATTAATACAAAACTTATTACGCTTATTAAAACTATAGTAGAGCCCGGTTTTAATCCCTCATAATATGAAAGAAATATTCCTAAAACAGTAAAAACTAAATTAAATAATACAGCATAAATAATAGTTTTTTTATAACTATTAGCCAACTGCATAGAACAAGCAACAGGAACTACCATCATAGATGATACAATCAAAGCACCAACAGCCCTCGCAGATATAGAAACTACTATCGCTGTAAGTATTGTAAAAATAAAGTTTATTCTGTTTACAGGCACACCAGAAAGTTTTGCAAGCCTTTCATTGAATGTTATATAAAAAATCTCTTTGTATAAAAATATAAATATTAACATAGAAATAATACTTATAATTACAACTAACTTTAATTCAAAATCACTAATAGCTACAATGCTTCCAAATAAAAAACTATTAAAATTAGCATTATTAGAAACAAAACCAGACAACAACCCCGCAAGCCCAATAGCAAAAGACATAATTATCGCTATAGACATCTCCCCATATCTTGCAATTTTTTTTCTTATAAACTCTATAGATAAAGCAGATAAAACACAAAATATCATAGAAGCAAGTATTGGATTAATATTAAATACAAGCCCAAAAGTTACACCCGCAAGAGAAGTATGAGATATAGCATCTCCTATCATAGAAAGCCTTTTTAATACAACTACAACCCCAATAGAAGGTATTATAATAGCTAAAAGTATACCAACCAAAAAAGCCCTACGCATAAACTCATATTGAAATATTTCCATTTTTATAAACAACCCTTTATATATATTAACAAGAACAACTGCTTCCATCTGGATGCTTGTGCTTATGTGATAATTCCATGTTTATTTGATTTTTATCAAGTTCTACTAATGTACCATTTTCAAAACAAAAAACTCTATTTGAAATTTTTGACATTCTCTCAATATCATGTGTAACCATTACAATAGTTATTTTTTTATCTTTATTTAGAGCTTTAAGCAAATCATATAAAAAATTAATAGTTTCAATATCAACACCATTTGTAGGCTCATCTAATATTAATAAATTAGGGTTTTGCACCAAAGTTCTTGCTAAAAAAACTCTCTGTATCTGTCCGCCTGAAAGTTTTGATATTAATCTGTCTTTATAATCATACATACCTAAAAGTTTTAATGCTTCAAATACTTTTTCTTTATGATTTTTATTTGGAAACTTAAATAAACCAATATCCGAAAACATATTAGACATTACTATCTCATAAACAGTTGCAGGGAAGTTTAATATTTTGTAGTATGCATTCTGCTCTAAATATCCAATGTGCTGCCAATTTTTAAATCTCTTAATGTCTTCGCCGTATAGTTTTATTTCGCCTCTATACTGATTAACTTCACCTAAAATAAGTTTTAATATAGTGCTTTTGCCAGCTCCATTAGACCCTATAATAGAAACAAAGTCTCCTCTATTTATATCAAAGCTTATGCATTTTAGTATATCTTCTTGAGTGTATCCAAAATGCACATTTTTAAAACTTATTATATTTTCCATTAAAAAACCTTAATTAATTATTTTATTATTTTATTAATTATTAAGACCATTTGTTATAGCTTCGAGATTTTTTTGCATTATAGAAAAATAATCCTCTCCAGATTTTATATATTCTTCACTTAAAGATTCTATAGGGTTTAATGCACTCACTTTTACACCTGTTTCTTTTGCAATAGAATCTACAAGCTTAGAACTTGAGAAGTCTTCATAAAATATAGTTTTAATATTGTTGTTTTTTATAAAATTAATTGTTTGAGCCATAGTCTTAGCATCTGCTTCATCTCTTGCTATTGCAACTTGATTAAGATTATATTCTTTACAGAAATGTCCAAATGCAGGGTGAGTTACAACCAAATTAGTATTTTTTATATTTTGTAAATTATCTCTAAAGCTCTTATCAAGTTCATCTAATTTATTAGCATATAAATTGTAATTAGAATTATAATAATCAGCATTTTTACTGTCTAATTCTATTAACACATTCTTTATATTTTCCATTTGAATTTTTGCTTTTTTAGGTGAAAGCCAAAAATGAGGGTCTAATTCTTCATTGTTTATATTTGAAGAAGCCTCTAAATATTTTAAATCTTTTATTGTATCTTTAACAGTGTCTGCCCAATGCTCCATTGAAGCCCCATTATATATAAATAGATTAGCCTTACTTAAATTAGCCATATCTTTTGATGTAAGCTCAAAATCATGAGGCTCAGAACCTGCTGAAGTTATATTATAAATATCTATTTTCTCTCCGCCGATTTTTTTAGCGAAATCATAAATAGGATATATACTTGCATATACTTGAAGTTTGTCGGTTGCGTTTTGATTATTGTTATTATTGTTGTTACAAGAAACGAAAGAAACTAATATTAGTAATAAATAAAAAATATACCTCATCTGCGTTTATCCTTATAGTATTATAACATCGAAACATTATAATACTATAAAAATAAATTTCAATGTTTTAATGCTATAACAATTATTCTACTTTCTCAAAATTGCTCTTAGGCTCTCCGCATAATGGGCATTTCCAATCATTAGGAAGCTCTTCAAATGGAACACTTCCTTTATATTCAAATCCGCAAGTTTTACATCTATAAACTGCTTTAGGTTTTTCTGCTTCTTCTTTTTTTTCTGCTTTGTTTTCATAAGCATTTGCAGTAGAAGCATTAGGAGGAGTTTTTCCTTTTATTACTGTATGATAATAAGAATAAGTCATAGAGTTAGTGTTATTATCAAATATATCAGCATCTACTAACTCACCTATAAATAAAGTATGAGTAAATACATCAAAACTATTTACAACTTTACATACAAAATAAGCATTAGCGTCTTTTATAACAGGAAGACCTTCTTTCATCTCATAATTAACATTTTCAAATTTATTGGCATCTCTTGAACTTCTAAAACCAAAACCTCCTATCAAAGCAGGGTCGCTTTTTTCTGAAAGAACTGATAATGCAAATTTACCGCTTTTTTTGATGCATTCATTGGTATAATTATTTTTGTTTACACTAATCATAATTGTAGTTGGAGTTGATGTTATTTGTGTGGAGGTGTTTATAGTACAGCCTACTGGTTTATCATCGTCCATTGTAGTTAAAATATACATTCCATAAGATAATTTTGTTAATGCAAATGTATTCATGATTTTTACTCCTTATTAGTAATAATTATTATTAATTATAGTAAATTTTTTTCGTTTTGTCAAAATTGTTTTTTAAATTTTAATTTAAACTACTTATGTATTTAGTTAAACGATTTGAATGATAAAAATTTTGAAGAAGTATCTACAAAAAATCATAACGCATTTATAAAAATATAGTTATTTAAGCAATATTAAATATTGTCATTTTTGTATAATTTATATCTGTTTTCTCTGTATCTAATTGAAACATTTTGCTTGAAAATTGTGAATCTTATATAATTGTATTTGTATTTTACAATAGAGTAGTATTCTTTAATTGTATTTGATTCTATTAAACATATAAATTCTTTAGAAAAATATTGATAATCATCTTTATTAAGATTAATCATTATTTTTTTTAATATGTTTTTCATCATATCAAAAACTTTTCTCTCATCATCTTGAGTAAAGTTTTTTGTTCTAAAAGCTAAGAAAGCCTCTTGTTCTACAAACTTAGCAAAAGATAATGATTTAGTTTGCCAAAAATTATATTCTGTATAAAACTCATCTAAAATATCAAACCATTTTTGTATTTGTTTAACTAAAGTAGAAGCATTTTTTATAGCATTTTGAGTAACTTGTCCTTCTCTTTTTATATAATGATAATGTGTATTATATTCATAGCTTACATTTTTAGTATACATTAAAAGTTTATGAGAGAATATAGCATCTTCTCCAGGTTGAACATTTAGAGGAAATCTCAAATGCTTATTTTCTTTTAAAATGCTCGTCTTTATAAACATAGACCAAGAAATTAAAGCAGAATGAAATTCTTTTGTAACTCTTTTATCAAGCCCCCAAAAATTACTTAATATAACTAAATCACTGTTATTTTTTTTAGCATTATTATAAAATACTTCAGCAAAATCTTTATCTATATAATCATCACTATCTACACAAAATAGGTATTCTCCAGTGGCATTTTCTATACCATCGTTTCTACCAGCAGAAACCCCAGCATTTTTCTTGTTTATTATTTTTATTCTTTTGTCTTTTGCAGCATATTCTTCAAGTATAGAAAGTGAATTATCTGTAGAGCCGTCATTTATGCATATTATTTCTAAATCTTTATATGTTTGATTGACAACACTATCTAAACAATTTCTTAAATATTTTTCAACATTATAAACTAATATCATTACACTAATCATAATTATATATTAACAAAATAATTAAAAAAACTCAAGGTATACTATATTAATTATTCTATTTATAGTATTGTTTTTTTTGAAATTAATTTATAAAATAGAATAAAATTATACTACTATGGATAATTTATGAAAAGAATTGGTATTTATATAGATTTAGAAAATATTGCTCATTTAAAGTTTAATGTCAATTTTAAATTGATTCTTGAAGATATAATAAAGTTTTATAGAAGTAATTTAAAAGATAAAGATATTTACTATTCAATAAAAAAAGCCTATGGAGATAATAAATCAATAAAGCTATACGAAAAAGAGCTTAGAGATTTGCATATAGATATAATTCATTCTGTGCATATAAATAAAGCCAAAAACATGTCGGATATGATTTCTTCTATAGATGCTTTTGAAGATTTTGTTTTTAATAAAAATATAGATATAATAGTATTTGTAAGCAGAGATGTTGATTATACTATTGTGATGGAGAGATTAAAAAGGCATGGAGCTATAACTGCTATAGTTACAACTATCACTAATGCTAATAGAGATATTTTTCAAAATGTTTCTAATAAGATTTTTAAGATAGAAAAATATAAATCAAAAGAAAATGATAAAACTAATCAATTAGATGAATATAGTTTAGAGTATTTAAAGTTTTTTTATAATAGGGTTATTGAAGTTTATAATAATAATACAGAAAGTAAGAAGTTTTCTATATCTGATATATGCAATAAAGTAAATATGGATTTTAAATTAGAGCAAGGTGAGAGTGCTATAGAAAAGACTTATTTTAAAAAGATAAAAAGGCTATTTAAATATTTAATAGAAAATGATATAGATATAAAAGTAGATAGAGATTATTTTAGTATAGATGATATTGAAAAGCTTCACTATTTTTTTAGAAGTTTAGATTGAATAATTAATTAAAAAATATATTTGGAGATTGCTTTTATGATTAATATTGCTGTTATTGGTTTGGGTTTAATGGGGGGCTCTTTAGTTAAGGCTTTAAATGGTTATAATATATGGGCTTTGGATACTAATAAAGATGCAGTAGATAATGCTTTAAAAGATAAATACATACAAAAAGGAAGTTATGATTATTCAAATATAGAAGATATGTTTTCTTGGGCTCATATTATTATGATATGCACTTTGCCTTCTATAGCTCTGGATGTTATAAATAGATATTCATCACTTATAACAGATGATAAGATACTCTCCGATTTTTGTGGAGTTAAGACTGATATATTTAATGCAGC
It encodes the following:
- a CDS encoding NYN domain-containing protein: MKRIGIYIDLENIAHLKFNVNFKLILEDIIKFYRSNLKDKDIYYSIKKAYGDNKSIKLYEKELRDLHIDIIHSVHINKAKNMSDMISSIDAFEDFVFNKNIDIIVFVSRDVDYTIVMERLKRHGAITAIVTTITNANRDIFQNVSNKIFKIEKYKSKENDKTNQLDEYSLEYLKFFYNRVIEVYNNNTESKKFSISDICNKVNMDFKLEQGESAIEKTYFKKIKRLFKYLIENDIDIKVDRDYFSIDDIEKLHYFFRSLD
- a CDS encoding helix-turn-helix transcriptional regulator, which encodes MYEWNKLIQIIIDEIDECIKKHKNEELTLNNIFNRLGYSEFYITKKFKKISGITFKEYTRLRKLSFALKEVRDTKRKLLDIAFDYGFSSHESFTRSFKELYNITPIEYRRNPKPLILRTKITAFDRYLFGLGEIGMYKSNEEVKVYFIKIPSHKFLYIKNYESNGYWDFWQKQNLIKGQDYKTICGILDSIKGKLDDNGGSEINCSSGQIMAYINDEKGRLCDWGIKRVECWGVRLPFNYCEEVPKNMHLLDVYESDYVVFEHGAFNYAQENNTVEKKIEEAMKNFNDEHYIIDTSPNKIMYFYYNPNEYFKYIRPVCRI
- a CDS encoding glycosyltransferase family 2 protein, which gives rise to MISVMILVYNVEKYLRNCLDSVVNQTYKDLEIICINDGSTDNSLSILEEYAAKDKRIKIINKKNAGVSAGRNDGIENATGEYLFCVDSDDYIDKDFAEVFYNNAKKNNSDLVILSNFWGLDKRVTKEFHSALISWSMFIKTSILKENKHLRFPLNVQPGEDAIFSHKLLMYTKNVSYEYNTHYHYIKREGQVTQNAIKNASTLVKQIQKWFDILDEFYTEYNFWQTKSLSFAKFVEQEAFLAFRTKNFTQDDERKVFDMMKNILKKIMINLNKDDYQYFSKEFICLIESNTIKEYYSIVKYKYNYIRFTIFKQNVSIRYRENRYKLYKNDNI
- a CDS encoding flavin reductase, whose translation is MNTFALTKLSYGMYILTTMDDDKPVGCTINTSTQITSTPTTIMISVNKNNYTNECIKKSGKFALSVLSEKSDPALIGGFGFRSSRDANKFENVNYEMKEGLPVIKDANAYFVCKVVNSFDVFTHTLFIGELVDADIFDNNTNSMTYSYYHTVIKGKTPPNASTANAYENKAEKKEEAEKPKAVYRCKTCGFEYKGSVPFEELPNDWKCPLCGEPKSNFEKVE
- a CDS encoding metal ABC transporter solute-binding protein, Zn/Mn family encodes the protein MRYIFYLLLILVSFVSCNNNNNNNQNATDKLQVYASIYPIYDFAKKIGGEKIDIYNITSAGSEPHDFELTSKDMANLSKANLFIYNGASMEHWADTVKDTIKDLKYLEASSNINNEELDPHFWLSPKKAKIQMENIKNVLIELDSKNADYYNSNYNLYANKLDELDKSFRDNLQNIKNTNLVVTHPAFGHFCKEYNLNQVAIARDEADAKTMAQTINFIKNNNIKTIFYEDFSSSKLVDSIAKETGVKVSALNPIESLSEEYIKSGEDYFSIMQKNLEAITNGLNN
- a CDS encoding metal ABC transporter permease, whose product is MEIFQYEFMRRAFLVGILLAIIIPSIGVVVVLKRLSMIGDAISHTSLAGVTFGLVFNINPILASMIFCVLSALSIEFIRKKIARYGEMSIAIIMSFAIGLAGLLSGFVSNNANFNSFLFGSIVAISDFELKLVVIISIISMLIFIFLYKEIFYITFNERLAKLSGVPVNRINFIFTILTAIVVSISARAVGALIVSSMMVVPVACSMQLANSYKKTIIYAVLFNLVFTVLGIFLSYYEGLKPGSTIVLISVISFVLIAIIKFFLNKK
- the lepA gene encoding translation elongation factor 4, with the translated sequence MSYAEKIRNFCIIAHVDHGKSTLADRIIEHTKAVSSREMKAQILDSMDIERERGITIKSQAVKLSYQAKDGEVYTLNLIDTPGHVDFNYEVSRSLAACEGAILVVDAAQGVEAQTISNFYLAFENNLEIVPVINKIDLPAANIELCKEQMEKEFGVNKDDIVLASAKNDIGIDEILEAVVKMIPAPKDNTNKKTRALIFDSYYDPFRGAVMIVRIFDGSIKKDDKLLLMETKAEYEVEECGTLLLGLKSANELKSGEVGYIIAGIKNISDIKIGDTITLEENPSDEPLIGYKEVLPMVFAGIFPAEDEDYTNLQKALEKLKLNDASLVYEPERSIALGFGYRCGFLGLLHLEIVQERLEREFNLNLVITSPSVEVKLKLTNGEEKLIDNPADFPSAQYIEKCYEPFINALIIVPTDYLGNIISLCIDRRGTQTSLTYLDDKRAEIKFDLPLIEVVYDFYDKLKSISRGYASFDYDFSDFRESQIEKIDILVHGEVVDALSFMAHRSNAESRGRQIIEKLKHLIPKHMFQIPLQAAIAGRIIARENISALRKNVTAKCYGGDITRKRKLLEKQKEGKKRMKAIGSVEIPQDAFISVLKTDDNTK
- a CDS encoding metal ABC transporter ATP-binding protein, with the translated sequence MENIISFKNVHFGYTQEDILKCISFDINRGDFVSIIGSNGAGKSTILKLILGEVNQYRGEIKLYGEDIKRFKNWQHIGYLEQNAYYKILNFPATVYEIVMSNMFSDIGLFKFPNKNHKEKVFEALKLLGMYDYKDRLISKLSGGQIQRVFLARTLVQNPNLLILDEPTNGVDIETINFLYDLLKALNKDKKITIVMVTHDIERMSKISNRVFCFENGTLVELDKNQINMELSHKHKHPDGSSCSC
- the mutL gene encoding DNA mismatch repair endonuclease MutL; its protein translation is MKKSIMKLPKSVANRIAAGEIIERPASMLKELLENAVDSGADNIEVSVEEAGIKTMIVEDNGSGIVFEELPLAITHHATSKIYSIEDLDNIYTLGFRGEALASIADVTNLEIVSKSIDEKTGGKIVVEAGKILEHKPYASVNGTKITAKNLFFNIPARYKFLKHISREFYLVKEVFDMEALVQPNITMKLYNNGKLVNSYLKVDNLKDRIENYLNDNNVFSNLVELNIDKNDINIYGLFSNSKISQSMRKNNFIFLNNRPIENRVIAYAIKNAYSNSIPKERYPFFFLYINVDTNKVDVNVHPSKKEVRIKNERDISGIIYNAIYNNINSANNFSSVNIEVDVDKDITPTFPVQSNNVTTNNSANNFNETKTSNNFQFNNELVSNVHYDNVFNKDDINNNIEPQKNNMEFGEYVKAVGQVFSSYIIAERGSEMYIIDQHAAYERLNYERIYKTLISGKLEYEKLLIPCEIEYRDYEIDILNSSKEQIESIGIKFEANSKNSIIIDEVPIYIPKNQKIEKIIKDILDIYISKESNNSLEKLIKHTCSTISCKYSPKAGDKLSINDMQTLLDLLEEENILTNCPHGRPFVLRLSKDYLDKKFFR